TCACTTCCTGAAACAGCGAAGCCGTGTTCAGCGGCAGCAATATGCAGATCGCCACGATGATCGGCGCCAGCCCCTCGACCTCGAACCAGCGTTCCAGCTCCGATGAAAACACGCATACGGTTATGGCTAGCAGCGTCGCAACCGTGACGGAGGCGTAAAATGGCAGGTTGATGTCACTAGGCTCCAGATCGCGCTTCTGCACGATCGCATCACCGAAGCCAAATTCAGATATCATCTGGATCAGCATCAGCACCAGCCCGGCGGTTGCGACCATGCCATAATCGGTGGGGCTGAGGAAACGAGCAAGGACGATGAAGAGGATGGAGGTGAAAAGCTTGCCGCCCCAGTTCTGGACGATGGACCAGAAAACGCCAGTTAGGGCAGCGCTGCCTATCGAATGTTGCTCCGCCATCAACCCACCGCCTGAAAGGCCGGTTGTGGCAGGGCGACGACTTCAGCGGCAGAAACACGACCGAAGTCCGGCGTTGGGAAACGGACTGCGCCGATATTGCCTTCTACCATGTGCTTTCTCCTTGGAAGAAACGCTTGCAATGGACCGGGTCCGTTGCCGGTCTAGGATGCGCGTAAGGTTCGGCCTTCCCTGCTTTTCGCCAGCACGTCCTCATAAAGTTTCACGTAATTTTCGCCGACGCGCCGCGAGGTCGATTCCTCAACGATGTTTCCGAAATCGGCCTCCGTCGGCAGCTCCTCGCGCGACAGCGTCAAAACCCGGCGGATACGGCCCGCGAGCTCGGCAACGTTGCCCGGTTCGAACAGCCAGTCATGGTTCGTCTCGCCGATCAGTTCGGGAATACCGCCCGAAGCCGCACCGATGACCGGCACGCCCATGGCATAGGCCTCGTAGATGGTGCGCGGCGAAGGCTCGGCCCAGAAGGACGGGACGATGAGCACATCGATCTCTTCGAAAAACTCCTTCGGCTTTGCCCAGCCGACGAATTCGATCGGCAGATCGCCGGCCTGAGCCGTGAAACGCTCGATGGAATCATCCATGGCGTGGCCGGCGACCAGACAGCGCCAGTTGCCGTGGCCGATTTCCTTGAAGGCATCGACCATGTTGCCGACGCCTTTTTCGGTGTTGATACGGCCGATGTAACCGAAGGTCAGCGGCCGGCCCGTCCGGTCGATCTGCCGGCGTGCGACAGGGTCGCCGCCGGGCACCGTGCAGGAATAAAAGATGACGCGGCGCAGGCTTTCCGGAATGTGATGGAAAAGCCCATGATTGACATGCGTCTTGAGGATTTCGGTGCCCACGCTTGCCACCGCGCTGATGGAACGCTGCGTGAATTTCTTGGAGAAATTCACCACCTGACAGCCGAGATGGATATGCTCGCAGGGCTTGCCGCCCTTGAACATGGCGGCATTGCCGCAGAGAAGATCATATTCGCAGATTGTATGAACAATCGGAATACCGCGCTTTTGCGCCGCCCGCCACACCAGCGTCGTCACATCCAGCAGCGAATGGGTATTGAGAACATCAGGCTTGAAATCGTCGAGAACGGCCTCGAACTGCTTTTCGACGTCGAAATTCCACTGCTGCTTGAGCTTCTGCATACGCCGCTGCTGCGGCGAATATTGCGGCCAGTCCTCAAGCCAGAAATCATTGTTATGGAACATGCGGTAAACGGTGACGCCATTGCGCACCGTTTTCGGCTCGGCCTGCCGCTCGATACAGGCGGCGCCGACCGTGTGGCCCATGGAAACGAGTTCCTCGGCGAGATGTTCGACCGAGCGTTCGCATCCACCAACGATATGCGGCGGATAAAGGCTGCTAAGATGGAGAATTCTCATGCGGATACGCTCTATTTTCCTTCATCGAAAATGTATGGCGTCCATCCCGGCTCGTTTGTCTCCCCGTAATGCTGGAGACCAGTGAGATATCCGTAAAAAATACAGGAACCGGAGCGGATCTAATGTTTGAAAATATGAATTACCAAAATCTACTTTTCAAAAAGCACGGGAACCGGCGGCATTTCAAGTGATTTTTTTCGCGGCGCGGTAAAAGTCGTGCGGTGTTGCGAAAAGAACCTCTCCCGTGTTACCGTTTTTAACAGTTTTAAATGTCGGCGAAGGGAAGCAATAGGCTTCATCATCGTCGATAATGCTATTCTGATCGATAATATTTATTTTATTTCAAAGACATGGATTTTGGAGCGTCTGCAGACCCCAGAAACATCAAGCACATTCTGATATCGACATGTGAGGTGGCGTCATTGCCATTGAGACGGCTATGTCGATCGGATGATGCCTGCCCCGTATTTTTTCCGTGCCAGCCGGGAGACGCCTATGAATGGAAAACAGCCGATCGACCTGGGCAGCCTGACACGGCGCAACCTGCTTTCAGCCGCCCCCCTTGCATTGGTCGCCGCCTCGGGTCTGCGGGCCGTTTCCGCGAGGGCCCAGACGGTTGCATCCGCCACCACCGACGCCTTTCTGAACAGTGTTGGCGTATGCGGCCACTTCACCCGCCCCAACGGGGTCTATACGGAACAGTTCGAACGGATCATGCCGGAGTTCGAAGCACTGGGCGTGCAGCATCTTCGGGATGACGGCCTTATTACGCCGAAAGACAAACGCAACAGTCCGGTCTTCCAGAGGCTGCGCCGGATCGTGGCATCGAATATTCGCCTCACCATCATCTGTTACGACAATCTCAACCCCTATGTCTCGACGCCGCTCGACAGGCTCGCGGATTTTTACGCGTGGTGTGACGGAGGGATCGATATTTTCGAGGGCAGCAATGAACCGAACCTGACGAAGGATCCGCAAAATGCCCCGCGCATTTCGGCAAAGCATCAGGCGGCCCTTTACAACGCCGTCCATTCGAATCCGCAACTCAGCG
This is a stretch of genomic DNA from Agrobacterium fabrum str. C58. It encodes these proteins:
- a CDS encoding glycosyltransferase family 4 protein, whose amino-acid sequence is MRILHLSSLYPPHIVGGCERSVEHLAEELVSMGHTVGAACIERQAEPKTVRNGVTVYRMFHNNDFWLEDWPQYSPQQRRMQKLKQQWNFDVEKQFEAVLDDFKPDVLNTHSLLDVTTLVWRAAQKRGIPIVHTICEYDLLCGNAAMFKGGKPCEHIHLGCQVVNFSKKFTQRSISAVASVGTEILKTHVNHGLFHHIPESLRRVIFYSCTVPGGDPVARRQIDRTGRPLTFGYIGRINTEKGVGNMVDAFKEIGHGNWRCLVAGHAMDDSIERFTAQAGDLPIEFVGWAKPKEFFEEIDVLIVPSFWAEPSPRTIYEAYAMGVPVIGAASGGIPELIGETNHDWLFEPGNVAELAGRIRRVLTLSREELPTEADFGNIVEESTSRRVGENYVKLYEDVLAKSREGRTLRAS